The following are encoded together in the Triticum dicoccoides isolate Atlit2015 ecotype Zavitan chromosome 6B, WEW_v2.0, whole genome shotgun sequence genome:
- the LOC119325160 gene encoding uncharacterized protein LOC119325160 produces MDLSVTLALSSPTEHGEQLRRRQHSLSELTYARDEDATKLETTRARLLNVLKRHEDLKERLSRDSDKLIFERLQKEFEAARVAQTEEISIDDEQWNDGLLATIREKVHIEAERKAMVNLANVPTDSQFQSRTTYRIRNKVIYCLDGARIGIQYETFFAGEPCEIYHCVLESKSFLEKMTVTEHTLPFFLPIREVETEHLSSNAIRFIDHLEEILQSYIDRREQVRLIKELYGNQIGELFHSLPYTLIEFMLEDFECKVTVSIRYSDLILTLPSQARVLAWPLRSAKRISAADRRAQPVPSRLSYAESALKTLSLPEAYAEIVLELPRALKQMFYSQESD; encoded by the exons ATGGACCTCTCCGTCACGCTGGCCCTCAGCTCCCCGACGGAG CACGGGGAGCAGCTGAGGAGGCGCCAGCACTCATTATCAGAACTG ACTTATGCAAGAGATGAAGACGCGACAAAACTCGAGACCACACGCGCACGGC TGTTAAATGTTCTCAAAAGGCATGAAGATCTGAAAGAGCGCCTCTCGCG GGATTCTGATAAGCTGATTTTTGAGCGTCTACAGAAAGAATTTGAGGCTGCACGAGTTGCACAAACCGAAG AGATTTCAATAGATGATGAGCAGTGGAATGATGGTTTGCTGGCAACAATCCGTGAGAAG GTCCATATAGAGGCTGAAAGGAAGGCGATGGTTAACCTGGCAAATGTTCCGACAGACTCTCAATTTCAATCAAGGACGACTTATAGAATCAGAAATAAG GTTATCTATTGTTTGGATGGTGCCAGAATTGGTATACAGTATGAGACATTCTTCGCTG GAGAGCCCTGTGAAATTTATCATTGTGTTTTGGAGAGCAAGTCATTCCTTGAAAAGATGACTGTGACTGAACACACCTTACCTTTCTTTCTGCCGATTCGAGAAGTAGAAACTGAGCACTTGTCATCTAACGCCATC AGGTTTATTGATCATCTTGAAGAAATTTTGCAGTCGTATATTGACAGGAGAGAACAG GTTCGTCTTATCAAGGAGCTCTATGGCAACCAAATCGGGGAATTGTTCCACAGTCTTCCATATACCTTGATAGAGTTTATGTTGGAAGATTTTGAATG CAAGGTTACAGTGAGTATCCGATATTCAGATCTAATCCTGACCCTGCCTAGTCAGGCGAGGGTCTTGGCCTGGCCGCTTCGCTCTGCAAAGAGAATATCTGCTGCAGACCGCCGTGCTCAGCCTGTACCGTCTCGCCTCTCCTATGCCGAGAgcgcgttgaagaccttgagtttgCCAGAAG CATACGCGGAGATTGTCCTGGAGCTGCCCCGCGCTCTGAAGCAGATGTTCTACTCTCAGGAAAGCGACTGA